One part of the Mariniblastus fucicola genome encodes these proteins:
- a CDS encoding methyltransferase domain-containing protein, whose amino-acid sequence MNSPKRLPNRQQVENQFDRAASSYDRVAGLQRRMGETLLERLRALNIKPESPIIDLGCGTGELLRQLHDDGFSKLTGLDLSSQMIAIAKKKSSAANFVRADIESIPCRDASFDVVVSNAAVQWCDPDLAATEIHRVVKPGGRLLLNSFIAGTLGQWHQAFEANGFESRVHLLADSERVTSAFADAGFELIEVQQFRETSTFDSIKSMFASIKQLGATNAMESRSRPMSRREYESLKQHFQVQLDAGKPLGLDFLWVQIEAKSPTAPRQNSDAKQR is encoded by the coding sequence TTGAATTCACCCAAACGGTTGCCGAATCGGCAGCAAGTTGAAAATCAGTTTGACCGCGCGGCGTCTTCTTACGATCGCGTCGCGGGTTTGCAGCGCCGCATGGGTGAGACGCTGTTGGAACGGCTGCGCGCGTTGAACATTAAACCAGAAAGCCCAATCATCGATCTTGGTTGCGGCACGGGCGAATTGCTGCGGCAACTGCACGATGATGGATTCTCGAAACTCACGGGTTTGGATCTGTCGTCGCAAATGATCGCCATCGCGAAAAAGAAATCTTCTGCTGCAAACTTCGTGCGAGCCGACATTGAATCGATTCCGTGTCGAGATGCCAGTTTCGATGTCGTCGTTTCCAATGCCGCGGTCCAATGGTGCGATCCGGATCTGGCGGCGACAGAAATTCATCGCGTCGTCAAACCCGGCGGACGCCTGCTGCTGAACTCATTCATCGCCGGCACGCTCGGGCAGTGGCATCAGGCATTTGAGGCCAACGGCTTTGAGTCGCGGGTCCACTTGCTGGCCGATTCTGAGCGAGTAACCTCGGCATTCGCCGACGCGGGATTCGAATTGATCGAAGTGCAGCAGTTCAGGGAAACGTCGACATTTGACTCGATCAAGTCCATGTTCGCATCGATCAAACAGCTTGGCGCAACGAACGCCATGGAATCGCGTTCTCGTCCAATGTCGCGACGAGAATACGAATCGCTCAAACAGCACTTTCAGGTTCAGCTTGACGCCGGCAAGCCGCTGGGACTGGATTTTCTGTGGGTCCAGATCGAAGCCAAATCACCTACTGCTCCGCGACAGAACTCTGACGCGAAGCAACGCTGA